TACACCCTGAAGGAGGTCAGAATTAGAATTAAAGATGGGTCAGGGTAGAAATTTGGTTATAATTTCTTTGAGAGAAAGTATAATGActcaaagaaacattttaaaattcaaaactcatTGGTCCTGGATGATTCCACTGACCCCCTTTTCTTTGTAGAGGCTGATAAAAAAAATGACCGAACCTCATTGCATCGGAAGCTGGACAGTAACCTTATCCTGTTAGTTAGAGAGAAGCTTGGAGCTGAGGATGTTTGGATGCTGCCTCAGACAGAATGGCAGCCTGGGGAGACCCTCCGAGGGACAGCTGAGCGAACCCTGGCTACGCTCTCAGGTGAGTTCCTCAGAATTGCACAAGATTCACTTCAGACTCAACCAGCAGATTTATAGGCTGATTGTGGTAAAGGGCTTAAGAGTAAAGAATGGAAGGTTAATGGATACTGATGTTTATAAAGGGTTATtctgtaggatgtttagcagtatTTCTGGCCTCTGCCGCAAGATTGCAGTAGCACAACCtcattcccacccccaccccatccctcaCCCCACTACcaaaattatatgtatacattgccAAATATTACCTGGAGAGCAAAATTATAGTGGTCGGGAACCACTATACTGAACTGTTGAAAGGGATGCCAAGAGTTTCCCCTGGCTTTTGTGTCATACCTTTCCATGTTGCTAGCATGAGCTTCCTACAACACAAATCCCGTGTCATGCTTTGCATAGAATTCTTAAAAGTTGTCCATAAAAACTCAAACTCTGAAGCACAACCTAAAAATCCTTTTTGTTCTGGTCTTGATCACGTTAGTCTTCTGTCTTGCTGAGTTCATGACATTCCAGGTTCTAACCTAGTAAAGCTTCTGCGTTCCTTGAATAATGTGGTCTTTTGTATGTTTCTGCTTTGGGCCATGCTAGTGCCCAGACAGAATGCTTTTGTCCTCCATTACCTGACTGCTCAATTTATAAGACTCGGCTCATATGCTATATACCTTCTGTGGTGGAACCTTCCCTGAGCCTCTAGACAGAGAGAGCTCCTTTTGCTCCTGGGTTCCCATGGCACATGGCTGTGCAGCAGACCAGACATTTTACTCTGTGCCTACCATCAACTGTGCCCTCTTCAGACAGTGGGGTCACAGTGATGAATTGGACACTATCCCTGTTCCTTCGGAGCTCATGTTCTAGTGGAGAATATATTCTCTCACATATGCCATTAcattataattgttttttatatattacatttctcTCCCGAGCCAGAATTTTGAGTTTCTTGAAGGATGGCCCAGTACatgttcttttttatgattttagctCTCAGTATACTAAGTAGGTTTTTGCTGAGTGTTTTTTGAGTAAATGATTTGGTGGTATAGGTGCACAACCACTTGGCAGACCTGCTACCAGCATAAGACTCCTAGAAAAGCATCAGCAGCCAGTGTATGCCCCTTAACCCTTTCCTACCAGGGACCTCTGTGGCCTATAGGAGAGGCAGCAATGCTCAAGGGAATATAGAAAGCTTGGCTTCTCTCAGTCACTCCGCTGTCACATTGGAACTGATAGCTGGTTTTTTTGCCAGGATCCTTGTGTCCAGATGTTCAGCTTCCTTTGCATCAAACCTCCATGACGTATCTGCTCAACTCTATTTCCTGTGTGTCACAGGGCAGGAGTTCTTATTTGACCatatactttcctttttttcatgttCCCAttgtaataaatatgtatttaggGAAATGATATTAAAAGACATTTATGTCTGCTAGCTGTGTATAAAATACGTTGATTTATTACAAATATCTATTACAAACTAAAGTagcaaataatagaaaataattaaaacagcaaaaaaaactcaaataatataGGAGAAAAGTGGAAATACATTATTCCCCATTGACTCCATACTTCCCTTATCTGCAAGATGAAATTTCTGGAGGTGGAATTCATGGGTGAAAGGTATGCACACTTAAGTTTTTGATGAGTACTGCTTGCTAGTCTCCTAGAAAGTAGGTATGTAATAGTTGACATTTTCAGGAACAGTATATGGGAGTGCCTGTTTGCCTAGACCAACATATGAAATAggccttttttagtttttgtctcTCCAGTTAGTAAAAATGATCTATGTTGGATTATCATTTTCAAGTTTGCTCGTGAGATTGActatcttttcatgtttattgactttctttctttttttttaattgccattCAGATTCTTGGCTCATATGTATAAtgagctattttttctttttgattcgaGTGTattttttaacccattttttCCAGATCATAGAAAGGCAACATGCATCATTGCATTATTGAATTAAGTTTGGAAAATTCTGAAAAGGGTAAAGAAATATACTAGTGTAATTCTATCATTCATAGATACCTGCTGCAAGCATTTTGTATTGTATGTGAATTCACACCATATATCAATTCTTCATCTAATGCTagtagtgctttttttttttttaaaaaaaaagaatatgagaaaagcAATTCACATGTATGGTGAAAAATTACCGAGCAGTATTTAGTAAATGTGGTATAAGAAGTAATTTCCCTTCTCAGAGGCAACTTTTGTTAAcagttttttttctctgaatcctTTAAGAAATTTTCTGTGCATATTCAAGCACctaagtatttttctattttttctacatAATGGGAGCATGTACACATACTTCTTTTTTCCTCATGTAGCTTTTTAACATCTTTCCAGATCAGTTTATAAAGACTGATTTTAAACGTTTTTAACACTGACATACTATTTCCTAATATGTTGGTACTGCATTGTGTAAGATGTCTGTTGCTTTTACAAGTAAAGCTGCAGTGAACATCCTTGGGTGCTCATCTTTGCTCGCATGGGCAAATAAGTATGCTGGGAGGATAAATTTCCAGCAGTGGAATGGTTAAAGTATATGTATGGTTAAAATTGATACCTCTTGCCAAACAATGGTGGTAATAGTCATTTATATCCTCATAATGTATGTGAAGGTACCAATTTTCCCCTATCCCTTACAAGTAGCGTATAGGTCATATTTTTTCCTATGGtaaatttcagtttatttatatGGTGAGTAGTatgaattttagtttatttatatggTTAATAGTATTTAGTAAATGTagtataaaaagtaattttacagttgtttttcagtatctgtaGGGGATTGATTCCTGACCCCACCCTGCCCctagataccaaaatctgcaaatgTGTCAAGTCCCTTCTACAAAATGGCATAGTAGTATTTACAGGTAACCTGCGCACGTCCTCCTGTATGCTTCAAATCATCTCTGGTTTActcataatacctaatacaatggaaatgttatgtaaatagttgttatactatactGTTTAGGAAGTAATTTCAAGGAAAACAGTGTATATGTATTCAGTACAGAGACAGttgtttttccccaaatattttcaacctATAGTTGGTTTAATTCATGGATTCAGGACTGGCAGATATAGAAGGTCGACTGTAATGATATGCTGCTGTTTGATTTGTACttctttaattattaataaaatcgagtaccttttaacttttaatgtatatttatagttaattgatttttattttcatgtgaactTCCTGTTCATGTGcttggttcatttttcttttgaatttgttgttgttgttgttgttgttttttttttttgagacaggatctcatcctgttgcccagactggccttgaattcatgtttccctgccccagcctcctgagttactgggattacaggcgtgcaccattgtACCCTGCTCTCTAAagtgtttcttctctctctctcttttttagtacttgggtttgaacccaggggcactcttattttgagaaaagggtctggctaagttgctgaggctggcctggagttGGGATCTTTCTGTCTTAGCATCCCAAGATTATAGGTGTTTGCCAATGCACTTGGCTCTCTAAGTATTTCATGATACCttaagatattatttctttgttgaatgTGTTGAAAATGTCTTTCCAAGtctattattttgtctttgattttttttttttttttgctctttttttcttacagaaagatgtagtttttatttagacAAACCCAaatctcttttatgtttttaaattttttttttttttggtcttgctTATGAAGTTCTTCCTCTGCCAATAATTCAAGAAGTacccacattttcttctaatatgctaatgatttttttaagtgaaaaacttaaaaatatagaaggattcagaaaatattaattgtTCATGAAGCTATCATCCACAATGAACAAATCTTttacagaaatttgaaatttctgcCAAATCTTTGATCTAACGTATAAATTTTGATGTAAGAGCTAAGTTTGGGATCTAGCTCTGTTTTTCCATTTAGCTAGCTAGTTCATCAGATGCCATGTAGTaattaatttatcatttcttcatccTTTGAAAGACTGGCTTAGGGTTGTTAACTCTAGTTATAGACTGCAGAAACTGTCTATTAACTTTATTTATGATGTTTTCTCCCTGTAGATATCAAATCTGAGGGCCTTTTTGTGCTTTGCACATGACACCCCTTTTAAAGGTGGGCAAACTTTGCTTTTTAGATACCACATGTCCTGGTCTTTTATTGACAGGTGGTAGGTGAATGGGCTGAATGTAGCAGGTGACTGTTCTGACTCCCAGATAGTGCTACTTTAATTGCATTGCTGAATTTTAGTCTAAAAGTGGTAGCTTGGCACCTGGGAATGATCCAGAGAAATGTCTACTCCATGGCCAGGAAGCATTTGGATTGAGAAAGAGGAGGCTTTTTGCAGGAATGATCCTTTTCTTCACTTCTGGGAAGGGGTGACTTTCCCAGAGACATCCTATGATTTGGGAAGCTGGAACAAGCAGATGAGTGtatctttatctttaaatttttctttttttttttttttttttttttctcccttagaaAACAACATGGAAGCCAAGTTTCTAGGAAATGCACCTTGTGGCCACTACAAGTTCAAGTTCCCCCAGGCAGTGCGGACAGAGAGTAACATTGGGGCCAAAGTCTTCTTCTTCAAAGCACTACTACTAAGTGGAGACTTTTCCCAGACCAGGAAGAAAGGCCATCATGTGTGGGTCAGTAAGGAGGAGCTGGGTGACTATTTGAAACCAAAATACTTGACCCAGGTTAGGAGATTTCTTTTGGACCTCTGATGGACTGAGCTGCCTGTGGACAATGCTCAGACAAGTCATGGGTTAGGGCTTTAAGGACATTTGTATGGTGGCCCCACATTTGCCGGGAATGTCAAGCAGCAAACTaaattctgagaattaaatgagtctGTCGTCGTGTTGTCTCAACTGATTTGCCCTTTGAGGATGACTGGCTTCTCCCAGTGAAGAGGGAGCCATCTCTTAGGGtgcctttccattttccccaagCTGATAACTAAGTATTGTATTACTTTTTATTGAATTAACAGGCCTACTCAGCTcaggaagaaagaacagaaggaTATGAATTGACCTGAAGCCTTGAGTTCTGTGGAAACTTCTAGGCCCATGAGAAAAACTTAATTCCATGTAGCTTCTCagccatttttcattttattttccttttcttttccttttgatatgaaataattttaatcttgCCTAGGAATTAATgccttcttttccctcctttcctctctccaccttcccttcccttttctttctttcaaaaagtattttatatttaaaaagaagttaatcACATCTTAACCTGTTTTGAAAACAATCATGTGAAATAATTTAAGTTTAACTTATCTCCATTCTGCAAATGGAGGAATCATGGCCAGGCTATAACTTGGCTTAGAGTCATGCTTTGCATTCCTGATGGGTGCTAGAGAATGGTGATCTCTTGCTTCTGGGTTGGGACTTTTTGGCTATTGTTTGTTTGGGTCACCACTGGTccctagtgcctggcacatagaaggtacaaataaatatttgctacaCAAGTGCAGGAGAGCAAGGAACTTAGATACATTTGTCTGCCCAGAATAGTGGTTCCAGTAGGAAGACTACAGTCCTGGGTCCCATTAAACTTTACTTGGTTTCCTCTTAAACCCTTCTGGGTAAACAGACTGGCTGGTATGATGTGAATTTGTGAAGTGGGATTTCTGTTTCTGTGTCAGATGTAGTCTTGTGTTCTTACACAGGGCCAGGGAAATTGTTATCTGTGATCACAGTGAGGTGCCTAATCCTTGTATCCCTCTCTTTGCCCTTTAACTCATTATTGAGGGAAGATGTCTCCTGGGTGGGGCTTGCTTATCACCAGCAATAATGGCATGTTGGAAAAGCCTGGGTGTAGCCATAGGACCAGGATGCACTTTCTGGATTCTGTAGTGTGTTGTGTACATGATCTCTACTGCCTATTCTTAGGACCTTGGGCACCTGTAACCTAGAAGGGCAGAAATCATCAATGTGAATTGGCAATTATTTTCATAAGGTGCATAAGAAGGTTTGCTTGTTATAACATTGtttacattgttttgttttgtgttttgcagtgctggggatcaaccctgGCCCTTGTgcttgttaggcaagtgctctacccctgagctccagctccagcttaCAACTTTGTTTCTTTAGGGGGAAATAGCATATGTCTGATGGGTAAGGAGAGAGATGGTGTCAGGATAACCTGAAATTCTGTTAGTTCCTTTGAGATTTCTCCCAGAACATTTTGAAATCACAGATAAGATTGAACACCTTTGAGAAAAAACCGAGAATTTCATagaaatgtcattctttttttgcAAATAGGACTGATATAGTAGCTTCAGAAATCACTAATAGCCCTTCCATTATATTCAGCTCTCTGGGGAAATGAGTGGAAAGGAGGAAACTGTGAAGATATTCTactccatttgttttatttattcattttactttttaaaaattgatgcattataattatacataatggtgattTTGTGTTGTTCATagatgcacataacataatttgctcaatttcattctgtacccacttttaaaaaattgttgaagAAGGCCCCATCTTGgaccacatttttaattttgtcggAACTTCTCTCTACTAGGACATATTTCTCAGGAAATGGCATAGGTACAGGATTTAAAGCCAGGTATTAGTGTACACAGTGGTGGAGATTAAATTGCATTATTAGTCTCACTGGGCTTGTTTATGCTCTGTTAGTGCTCTGGCTACAAAAGTCCATAGGTTTTAGGGGTCTTCCC
The Sciurus carolinensis chromosome 2, mSciCar1.2, whole genome shotgun sequence DNA segment above includes these coding regions:
- the Mrpl46 gene encoding 39S ribosomal protein L46, mitochondrial isoform X1, with amino-acid sequence MAAPVSRTLSGLARGWRRFERIWTGSLGFRSLALEAAPSRSESPWRLLGALCLQRPPQISKPLTPLQEEMAALLQQIEIENSLYSDHELRALDEAQRLAKKKADLYDEEQDEKDILLVQDLEDIWEQKFLQFKPGARITEADKKNDRTSLHRKLDSNLILLVREKLGAEDVWMLPQTEWQPGETLRGTAERTLATLSENNMEAKFLGNAPCGHYKFKFPQAVRTESNIGAKVFFFKALLLSGDFSQTRKKGHHVWVSKEELGDYLKPKYLTQVRRFLLDL
- the Mrpl46 gene encoding 39S ribosomal protein L46, mitochondrial isoform X2: MALVGRVVSAAATANIQTADPTAGRDGSSAAAEIENSLYSDHELRALDEAQRLAKKKADLYDEEQDEKDILLVQDLEDIWEQKFLQFKPGARITEADKKNDRTSLHRKLDSNLILLVREKLGAEDVWMLPQTEWQPGETLRGTAERTLATLSENNMEAKFLGNAPCGHYKFKFPQAVRTESNIGAKVFFFKALLLSGDFSQTRKKGHHVWVSKEELGDYLKPKYLTQVRRFLLDL